From Triticum urartu cultivar G1812 chromosome 2, Tu2.1, whole genome shotgun sequence, a single genomic window includes:
- the LOC125535699 gene encoding putative disease resistance protein RGA4 isoform X1 → MEEEALREAMEDAFLEGAAQWRADTILQTLQMDKLDAWIRQEGLGGDIEALKSEIDEVMATVSYVKGRAVGNRRLARSLAAIKQKLFDADDAVDELDYYRLQQQVELEGAGQYPLLSSSNAHNRFASDGVIQSCTAATVTNTVTLHEPEGMHEAARVDHGTSRGDGDIIPPRTGRGKKRSPHWVDFDEIYDTDGKTVGAECRHCKKKLKYDGKQGPRVLMTHSNSAKCKNTREARPQPPSHSSMDDATENATPVAVSNSPSIPRMGTNPEPTQITAAVAHPWNKDEISSKIQKITHQLQGIRGDVTKDLNMFGSHSGASSVLHQSTASDPCRRTSSLLQGKVYGRDKEKSSIIKLMTTGKSDSVTVVPIVGIGGTGKTALAQFVYNDPKVQDHFDHSIWVWVSNNFDEMVLTREILDIVPREKHEGLCSLDKLQQVLKTHIESKRVLLILDDVWDDKNIRRLDLILAPFKSDNPNGNVILVTTRNLSVAKRIGMTEPVVLGALEDDELWLLLKARAFGKENYEEHGNLTIIGQEIAGKLKGNPLAAVTAGELLRVDLTVDHWNKILKDEDWKLLGLSGGIMASLKRSYDQLPYHLHQCFSYCSIFPDSYKFLGEELVRIWISQGFVQQSHPSKKLEEIGMDYLADLVNMGYFQQVGREISYVLCGLMHDFARMVSKTDCAIIDGLQCNDILLTVQHLSIVWSTYPYWNTSQINKFIENLRNTIAPVVTKLRSLVFIGHYKSSFFQSFQDIFRKAPNLRLLQISATFADFNSLMCSSVNPTHLRYLKLTANEARGGLPQVLSNFCHLQVLDVGSSTHLDVPDGMNNLVSLRHLVATSIDRIGKLTSLQTLNNFSVQDSNGFQIIELQCMNDLVQLGVSQLQNVKTQEEACGAGLLDKWHLEKLHLSWEDINLNILDVENVTCSEPSTSIETEECLQKEVLEGLQPHENLKHLQIFGYNGATSPSWLSGYRCNISVTSLQTLHLENCRKWRILPSLQLLPLLRKLKLSGMPKVVKISVPSLEELVLVKMKKLETCSCTYMRGLNSCLRVLKIKNCTSLKVFDLFGDGHKFKTEKKSWLPRIWELVIHNCPLLLVPHPLPSSSIVSRISMRGVSNFPSIEASSFGSLIIGKDPGRSDYYEHEYDSNKDRFEVLSDEPLVLDGKILAFHNLSFLTELIIGYCRNLMFISLEGLSQLVSLKTLRIVYCPGISSFDVPPEHAREDLTAAKYNAIPSLKHIMIRSCGIAWEWLSLIVQYAPALTELDVQNCPELESLQLNSCTALQKLKVCTCESLGTLDVLQSRSLCIMEVRGAPNLKSLRLHSCTALLMLDIRSCTSLSTLEGFQSLGSLMYLYLRECPCLHSCLEGLPVQDYELCPQLKYLSISDFSFLATSFCKQLTSLQSLEISGFEKETPAEGLTDEEETGLLLLSSLTELRFMCYKYLKRSSCRPAQTSLSPGVGYFILSEHLRIAGPPAFSRGVESLPGQ, encoded by the exons ATGGAGGAAGAAGCTCTGAGGGAGGCCATGGAAGACGCCTTTCTGGAGGGCGCGGCCCAATGGCGAGCGGACACCATCCTCCAGACCCTGCAGATGGACAAGCTGGACGCGTGGATCCGCCAAGAGGGGCTTGGCGGTGACATCGAGGCGCTCAAATCTGAGATCGATGAAGTCATGGCGACGGTCTCTTATGTCAAAGGGAGGGCGGTAGGCAACAGGAGGCTGGCTAGGTCTCTCGCCGCGATCAAGCAGAAGCTCTTCGACGCCGATGACGCGGTCGACGAGCTCGACTACTACAGACTTCAACAGCAGGTCGAACTCGAAGGAG CAGGCCAATACCCGCTGCTGTCTTCATCCAACGCGCACAACCGCTTCGCCTCTGACGGTGTTATCCAGTCTTGCACCGCAGCCACAGTGACTAACACCG TTACTTTGCATGAGCCCGAAGGCATGCATGAAGCAGCACGAGTCGATCATGGCACATCGAGGGGCGATGGTGATATTATACCGCCGAGAACAGGTCGTGGCAAAAAAAGATCCCCGCATTGGGTTGATTTTGACGAGATATATGACACTGATGGAAAAACCGTGGGGGCGGAATGTAGACACTGTAAAAAGAAACTTAAATACGACGGTAAACAAGGGCCAAGAGTCTTGATGACTCACTCCAATAGTGCCAAGTGTAAGAATACGCGAGAAGCACGTCCCCAGCCGCCAAGCCATTCAAG CATggatgatgctactgaaaatgcTACCCCCGTTGCTGTAAGTAATTCACCCAGCATACCAAGGATGGGAACGAATCCAGAGCCAACACAAATCACCGCAGCTGTTGCTCACCCTTGGAATAAAGACGAAATTTCCAGTAAGATACAGAAAATAACTCATCAGTTGCAAGGCATCCGAGGGGATGTGACAAAGGATCTCAACATGTTTGGGTCACACTCTGGTGCAAGTTCAGTTCTCCATCAAAGTACAGCCTCAGATCCATGCCGAAGAACATCAAGTCTTCTTCAAGGCAAAGTGTATGGGAGAGACAAAGAGAAGAGCTCCATCATAAAGTTGATGACAACTGGTAAATCTGACAGTGTAACTGTTGTGCCTATTGTAGGCATTGGAGGTACTGGGAAGACAGCTCTCGCGCAATTTGTATATAATGATCCGAAAGTGCAAGACCATTTTGACCACAGCATATGGGTTTGGGTGTCTAACAACTTTGATGAAATGGTACTGACGAGAGAGATATTAGATATTGTCCCTCGAGAAAAACACGAAGGGTTATGCAGCCTTGACAAACTTCAGCAGGTCTTGAAAACTCATATTGAATCAAAGAGGGTTCTACTTATTTTAGACGATGTCTGGGATGACAAGAACATTCGCAGATTGGACCTAATACTTGCTCCTTTCAAGTCAGACAATCCAAATGGCAACGTGATCCTTGTGACAACTAGAAATCTCTCTGTTGCAAAAAGGATAGGAATGACTGAACCAGTTGTGTTAGGTGCGCTGGAAGATGACGAATTGTGGTTATTGCTCAAAGCACGAGCATTTGGTAAAGAGAACTATGAAGAGCATGGAAATCTAACGATCATTGGACAGGAAATAGCAGGCAAGCTAAAGGGTAACCCATTAGCAGCAGTAACTGCAGGGGAACTATTAAGAGTTGATCTTACTGTTGATCACTGGAATAAAATTCTCAAGGACGAAGATTGGAAATTGTTGGGGCTCAGTGGAGGCATCATGGCTTCTTTGAAGCGTAGCTATGATCAGTTGCCGTACCATCTACACCAATGCTTCTCGTATTGTTCTATATTCCCCGACAGTTATAAGTTTCTTGGTGAGGAGTTGGTCCGTATTTGGATTTCACAAGGATTTGTCCAACAGAGCCATCCAAGTAAGAAATTAGAGGAGATAGGAATGGACTATTTGGCAGATTTGGTGAACATGGGCtattttcagcaagttggaagaGAAATTTCATATGTTTTGTGTGGTCTTATGCATGATTTTGCAAGGATGGTTTCAAAAACTGACTGTGCAATTATAGATGGTCTACAGTGCAATGATATATTACTAACTGTACAACATTTGTCAATAGTATGGAGCACATATCCGTATTGGAACACATCTCAGATTAACAAGTTTATAGAAAATTTGAGAAATACAATTGCACCAGTAGTTACAAAACTGAGGTCGTTGGTGTTTATCGGGCACTACAAGTCTTCTTTCTTCCAGTCCTTCCAAGACATATTCCGGAAGGCTCCTAATTTACGTCTGCTGCAAATATCTGCAACCTTTGCAGATTTTAATTCCCTCATGTGCAGTTCTGTTAATCCTACTCATCTTCGCTATCTAAAACTGACGGCCAATGAGGCGAGGGGGGGTTTGCCTCAGGTTTTGAGCAATTTTTGTCACCTTCAAGTATTAGATGTCGGCTCAAGCACTCATCTTGATGTACCTGATGGCATGAATAATCTTGTCAGTTTGCGGCATCTTGTTGCAACTTCCATTGATAGAATTGGCAAATTGACCTCACTTCAGACACTAAACAATTTCAGCGTACAAGATTCCAATGGCTTTCAGATTATAGAACTTCAATGCATGAACGATCTTGTCCAACTTGGGGTTTCTCAACTTCAAAATGTTAAGACTCAGGAGGAGGCTTGTGGAGCAGGACTGCTTGACAAATGGCACTTAGAAAAGCTGCACTTGTCCTGGGAGGATATCAACCTGAATATTTTAGATGTTGAGAACGTCACGTGCTCTGAACCTTCTACCAGCATAGAAACAGAGGAGTGCTTGCAAAAAGAGGTGCTTGAGGGTCTTCAACCACATGAAAACCTAAAGCATCTTCAGATATTTGGATACAATGGTGCCACCTCTCCATCTTGGCTATCTGGATACAGATGCAATATCTCTGTTACCTCCTTACAGACTCTGCATTTGGAGAACTGTAGAAAATGGCGGATACTTCCATCTCTGCAATTGCTTCCCCTTCTTAGAAAATTAAAGTTAAGCGGCATGCCAAAAGTAGTAAAAATATCAGTTCCTTCGTTAGAGGAGCTGGTGTTAGTTAAGATGAAAAAGCTGGAGACATGCTCCTGCACTTATATGAGGGGGTTGAACTCCTGTTTAAGGGTTCTGAAAATTAAGAATTGCACTTCATTGAAGGTGTTTGATCTGTTTGGGGACGGCCATAAATTTAAAACTGAGAAGAAGTCATGGTTGCCACGTATTTGGGAACTTGTTATCCACAACTGTCCTCTTTTGCTGGTACCACACCCTTTACCATCTTCAAGTATTGTTTCTAGAATTTCCATGAGGGGAGTTTCGAATTTTCCAAGTATAGAGGCATCGTCCTTTGGAAGTTTAATCATCGGCAAGGATCCTGGTAGATCTGattattatgaacatgaatatgattctAACAAGGATCGTTTTGAGGTGCTTTCTGATGAGCCGTTGGTGTTAGATGGAAAGATTTTGGCATTCCATAATCTAAGTTTCCTGACAGAGTTGATAATAGGTTACTGCAGAAATCTAATGTTTATTTCATTAGAAGGATTAAGTCAACTTGTATCCTTAAAGACACTGAGAATAGTGTATTGTCCAGGGATTTCCAGTTTCGATGTTCCACCAGAGCATGCCCGTGAAGATTTGACAGCTGCAAAATACAATGCCATCCCATCTCTTAAACATATAATGATCCGGTCATGCGGCATAGCATGGGAGTGGCTATCATTGATTGTGCAATATGCGCCAGCACTAACGGAATTGGATGTACAGAACTGCCCAGAATTGGAATCTTTACAGCTGAACTCCTGCACGGCACTGCAAAAGTTGAAGGTATGTACATGTGAATCGCTTGGCACACTAGATGTCTTGCAATCCCGTTCCCTCTGCATTATGGAAGTAAGGGGCGCCCCAAATTTGAAATCTCTACGGCTGCACTCCTGCACGGCACTGCTAATGTTGGATATTCGGAGCTGCACATCACTCTCTACACTGGAGGGCTTTCAATCCCTTGGCAGCCTCATGTATTTGTATCTACGGGAATGCCCTTGCTTGCATTCATGTTTGGAGGGTTTGCCAGTGCAGGACTACGAATTATGCCCTCAACTGAAATATCTTTCTATTAGTGACTTCTCTTTCCTTGCCACGTCTTTCTGCAAGCAACTCACATCACTCCAGAGCTTAGAAATTAGTGGTTTTGAAAAAGAAACACCAGCAGAAGGACTAACAGATGAGGAAGAGACAGGGCTTCTGCTCCTCAGTTCCCTTACAGAGCTCCGATTTATGTGTTACAAATATCTCAAAAGATCTTCCTGCAGGCCTGCACAGACTTCGCTTTCTCCAGGTGTTGGATATTTCATTTTGTCCGAGCATCTCAGGATTGCCGGACCTCCCGCCTTTTCTAGAGGAGTTGAAAGTCTTCCGGGGCAGTGA